One stretch of Prochlorococcus marinus XMU1402 DNA includes these proteins:
- the gyrB gene encoding DNA topoisomerase (ATP-hydrolyzing) subunit B, protein MSEDKRSNKISDDYGADQIQVLEGLEPVRKRPGMYIGSTGPRGLHHLVYEVVDNSVDEALAGHCDHIEIVLRADGSALISDNGRGIPTDVHPRTGKSALETVLTVLHAGGKFGSGGYKVSGGLHGVGISVVNALSEWVNVTVFRDGSEFNQRFEKGLSQGELQSKKQSIKPFKKGTTICFKPDKTIFSGGIEFEYNLLSSRLRELAYLNGGVKIVFRDERNQLSDGSFKEEIYLYQGGIKEYVQYMNKEKDSIHPEIIYVDSQKENVYVEAALQWCSDVYSDNILGFANNIRTIDGGTHIEGLKTVLTRTFNNLAKKRGKRKDIEKNLAGENIREGLTVVLSVKVPDPEFEGQTKTKLGNTEVRGIVDSLIGEALTKYMEFNPGILDLILEKAIQSFNAAEAARRARELVRRKSVLESSTLPGKLADCSSRDPSESEIYIVEGDSAGGSAKQGRDRNFQAILPLRGKILNIEKTDDTKIYKNTEIQSLITALGLGIKGEEFDVNSLRYHRVVIMTDADVDGAHIRTLLLTFFYRYQRELVENGFIYIACPPLYKVERGKNHKYCYNENQLKDIIADFGENANYNIQRFKGLGEMMPKQLWDTTMNPQTRMMKRVEIEDALEADRIFNILMGDKVAPRREFIETHSSNLDLATLDI, encoded by the coding sequence ATGAGCGAGGACAAAAGATCTAATAAAATCTCAGATGATTATGGTGCAGATCAGATTCAGGTTTTAGAAGGATTAGAACCGGTTCGTAAACGTCCTGGGATGTATATAGGTTCTACAGGTCCTAGAGGCTTACATCATCTTGTATATGAAGTCGTTGATAATTCAGTTGATGAAGCACTTGCAGGACACTGTGATCATATAGAAATAGTGCTTCGCGCAGATGGATCAGCTTTAATTTCAGATAATGGACGAGGCATCCCAACAGATGTTCATCCAAGGACGGGAAAAAGTGCTTTGGAAACTGTACTGACTGTTCTTCATGCAGGAGGAAAATTTGGGAGTGGCGGTTATAAAGTTTCTGGTGGTTTGCATGGAGTAGGAATATCTGTAGTTAATGCTTTAAGTGAATGGGTTAATGTAACTGTCTTTAGGGATGGTAGTGAGTTTAATCAACGCTTTGAAAAAGGTTTATCTCAGGGCGAATTGCAATCTAAAAAGCAGTCCATAAAGCCTTTTAAAAAAGGAACCACTATTTGTTTTAAACCCGATAAAACAATTTTTTCTGGAGGCATCGAATTTGAATATAATCTTCTTTCATCTAGGTTAAGAGAACTAGCTTATCTAAATGGGGGCGTAAAAATTGTTTTTAGAGATGAGCGTAATCAATTGTCTGATGGTTCTTTCAAAGAAGAAATTTATTTATATCAAGGAGGTATTAAAGAATATGTTCAATACATGAATAAAGAAAAGGATTCTATTCATCCTGAGATAATTTATGTTGACTCACAGAAAGAAAATGTTTATGTAGAAGCAGCTTTGCAATGGTGTTCAGATGTTTATTCAGATAATATTTTAGGCTTTGCCAATAATATTAGAACTATTGATGGGGGTACTCATATTGAAGGATTAAAAACAGTTTTGACAAGAACATTCAATAATCTTGCAAAAAAAAGAGGTAAAAGAAAAGATATTGAAAAAAATTTGGCTGGCGAAAATATTAGAGAGGGATTGACTGTAGTTTTATCAGTTAAAGTTCCTGATCCTGAATTTGAAGGACAAACGAAAACAAAATTGGGGAATACTGAAGTAAGAGGAATTGTTGATTCTCTAATTGGAGAAGCTCTTACAAAATATATGGAATTCAATCCTGGAATTTTAGATTTGATCCTTGAAAAGGCAATTCAATCATTTAATGCAGCAGAAGCTGCAAGAAGGGCTAGGGAATTGGTCAGAAGAAAAAGTGTTCTTGAAAGTTCAACTTTGCCTGGTAAATTAGCAGATTGCAGCTCTAGAGATCCTTCAGAATCAGAAATTTATATTGTTGAGGGAGATTCTGCGGGAGGTTCCGCCAAGCAAGGAAGAGATAGAAATTTTCAGGCTATTTTGCCTCTAAGGGGTAAAATTCTTAATATCGAAAAAACTGATGATACTAAAATATATAAAAATACAGAAATTCAGTCACTAATAACAGCTCTTGGATTAGGAATTAAAGGAGAGGAATTTGATGTTAACTCTTTGAGATATCACAGAGTTGTAATTATGACGGATGCTGATGTTGACGGTGCGCATATAAGAACTTTATTATTAACATTTTTTTATAGGTATCAAAGAGAACTTGTTGAAAATGGTTTTATATACATTGCTTGTCCTCCCCTTTATAAAGTTGAAAGAGGTAAGAATCATAAATATTGCTATAACGAGAATCAATTGAAAGACATAATTGCAGATTTTGGAGAAAATGCAAATTATAATATCCAAAGATTTAAGGGATTAGGAGAGATGATGCCAAAACAATTATGGGATACAACTATGAATCCTCAAACTAGGATGATGAAAAGGGTTGAAATTGAAGACGCACTTGAAGCTGACAGAATATTTAATATATTAATGGGAGATAAAGTTGCACCAAGAAGAGAATTTATTGAAACTCATAGTAGTAACCTAGATTTGGCAACTTTAGATATATGA
- the cysE gene encoding serine O-acetyltransferase, whose protein sequence is MLRTFRSDIEIIKERDPAARGILEIFLCYPGFQSIVIHRFTHKLWQLKFPLIPRFLSHLNRIVTGIEIHPGAKIGKRVFIDHGMGVVIGETAEIGNNCLLYQGVTLGGTGKSHGKRHPTLMENVVVGAGAKVLGSITIGSNTRIGAGSVVVRNVESNSTVVGVPGRVVHQSGVKVNPLAHSALPDAEANVIKNLMDRIDSLENEILKLQKILQCLANSESIDISKLGNAQNLKDKEIIEFLGDD, encoded by the coding sequence ATACTTAGAACTTTTAGATCAGATATAGAAATTATTAAAGAGAGAGATCCTGCTGCCAGAGGAATACTTGAAATTTTTCTTTGCTACCCAGGTTTTCAATCAATAGTTATTCACAGATTTACACATAAATTATGGCAATTAAAATTTCCTTTAATTCCCCGTTTTTTAAGTCATCTTAATAGGATAGTGACAGGTATTGAAATACATCCTGGGGCAAAAATTGGTAAACGAGTTTTTATAGACCATGGAATGGGAGTTGTAATAGGAGAAACAGCTGAGATTGGAAATAATTGCCTACTTTACCAGGGAGTTACATTAGGAGGTACTGGCAAAAGTCATGGTAAAAGACACCCGACCTTAATGGAAAATGTTGTAGTTGGAGCAGGAGCAAAAGTTCTTGGGTCCATCACAATAGGATCTAATACACGTATTGGTGCGGGTTCAGTAGTTGTTCGTAATGTAGAGAGTAATAGTACTGTAGTTGGAGTTCCTGGAAGAGTAGTGCATCAAAGTGGTGTTAAAGTGAACCCATTAGCTCACTCTGCCTTACCTGATGCAGAAGCTAATGTGATTAAGAATTTAATGGATAGAATAGATTCACTTGAAAATGAAATTCTTAAATTACAAAAAATTCTTCAATGCCTAGCTAATTCAGAATCTATTGATATTTCTAAACTGGGAAATGCTCAAAATCTTAAAGACAAAGAAATTATTGAATTTCTTGGAGATGATTAA
- a CDS encoding GNAT family N-acetyltransferase gives MKAISLIKHSRGAIGLRFFGLGPHLKPVNGLNKLQKLLDRNAFWAKSRTINDLKKCLANSDVIVSLWVGNEIVGFGRALTDGIYRGVLWDIVIDQNHQGKGFGTLIVKQLLSSNKVKNTKKLYLMTTNKKLFYSQFDLREVTSQDLLVREI, from the coding sequence ATGAAGGCAATATCTCTAATTAAACATTCCAGAGGGGCTATAGGATTAAGGTTTTTTGGATTAGGCCCTCATCTAAAGCCAGTCAATGGATTAAATAAACTACAAAAATTACTTGATAGAAATGCTTTTTGGGCAAAAAGCAGAACAATAAATGATCTGAAAAAATGCCTTGCCAATAGTGACGTTATTGTAAGTCTTTGGGTTGGCAACGAAATAGTTGGTTTTGGTAGAGCTTTAACAGATGGGATTTACCGAGGGGTTCTTTGGGATATAGTTATAGATCAAAATCACCAAGGAAAAGGTTTTGGCACATTAATTGTAAAACAACTTTTATCTTCAAATAAGGTTAAAAATACAAAGAAATTATATTTAATGACAACTAATAAAAAATTGTTCTATTCGCAATTTGATTTAAGAGAAGTTACTTCTCAAGATTTGTTAGTTCGTGAAATATAA
- a CDS encoding glycosyltransferase family 2 protein: MKPLIGIIIPCYKANRFINNVIDRIVKSTNVIKEYAFIKIYLVDDNCPNSSWKEVDKKFDLNIIKHTKNLGVGRASITGFNAAKKDNCDFFIKIDADGQHSPEYLGEIIQFLLTIRRHELFILKGSRYHFYEKNIKVPLIRRIGSVLLEPMARMALNYRGLSDIANGFIATNSLSLEYLLSNNIGTELSSRYLFESSILEKSCMFKCKIFQFPMAANYSRHWQSSMKSRAMIFPIFNFWLISIFRRLKNNYFLSINLGSLLLILLFTSILYTLNIYFKSIAPNIAAQIYVSAGIATLFTSMITISIMLLLLFFFYDYTSADKVQNVNFEFYLKDIEMQYKSKYQ, encoded by the coding sequence ATGAAACCACTTATAGGTATAATAATCCCTTGTTACAAAGCTAATAGATTTATAAATAATGTTATAGATAGGATAGTTAAATCTACCAATGTAATAAAAGAATATGCATTCATTAAGATATATTTAGTTGATGATAATTGTCCAAATAGTAGTTGGAAAGAGGTCGATAAAAAATTTGATTTGAATATTATTAAACACACTAAGAATCTTGGAGTTGGCAGAGCATCGATAACAGGTTTCAATGCGGCTAAAAAAGATAATTGTGATTTCTTTATTAAAATTGACGCTGATGGACAACATTCTCCTGAATATTTAGGAGAAATAATACAATTTTTATTAACTATTCGAAGACATGAACTTTTTATCTTAAAAGGATCTAGATATCATTTTTATGAAAAAAATATTAAAGTTCCTTTAATTAGAAGAATAGGATCAGTGTTATTGGAGCCCATGGCAAGAATGGCTCTAAATTACAGAGGTTTATCAGATATTGCTAATGGCTTCATAGCAACTAATTCCTTATCATTAGAATATTTACTATCAAATAATATTGGTACAGAATTATCCTCTAGATATCTTTTTGAAAGTAGTATTTTAGAAAAAAGTTGTATGTTTAAATGCAAAATTTTTCAGTTTCCAATGGCGGCCAATTACTCTAGACATTGGCAAAGCTCAATGAAAAGTAGAGCAATGATTTTCCCGATATTTAATTTTTGGTTGATATCAATATTTAGAAGGTTAAAAAATAATTATTTTTTAAGTATAAATTTAGGCAGTTTACTATTAATACTGCTTTTCACATCAATTCTATATACTTTAAATATTTACTTTAAAAGTATTGCTCCAAATATTGCTGCACAAATCTATGTCAGCGCAGGAATTGCAACTCTATTTACAAGCATGATTACGATATCAATAATGTTATTGCTATTATTTTTCTTTTATGATTATACTTCAGCTGATAAGGTTCAAAATGTAAACTTTGAATTTTACCTTAAAGATATTGAAATGCAGTATAAATCTAAGTATCAGTAA
- the secA gene encoding preprotein translocase subunit SecA, with amino-acid sequence MLKLLLGDPNTRKLKRYQPIVEDINFLEEEISKLTDDELRRETHDLKAKISSESDIKKQRELLEEYLPKSFAIVREASKRVLDMRHFDVQLIGGIVLHECQIAEMKTGEGKTLVATLPCYLNALTGKGVHVVTVNDYLARRDAEWMGQVHRFLGLSVGLIQQDMSPVERKKNYECDITYATNSELGFDYLRDNMSTDINEVVQRKFNYCVIDEVDSILIDEARTPLIISGQVERPQEKYQKASELALTLVRAKELSKDGIDPEGDYEVDEKQRSCILTDQGFAKCEEYLGISDLYNPQDPWAHYITNALKAKELFIKDVNYIIKNNEAVIVDEFTGRVMPGRRWSDGQHQAIEAKESLKIQPETQTLASITYQNFFLLYPGLAGMTGTAKTEEVEFEKTYKLESTVIPTNQIRKRQDWSDQVFKTEKGKWKAVAKETAQIHRNGRPVLVGTTSVEKSELLSVLLSEENIPHNLLNAKPENVEREAEIVAQAGRAGAVTIATNMAGRGTDIILGGNSDYMARLKLKDILIPLLVKPDNEHKPPIPKQRSSKAKGGFSSKVGSNLKKNISEPSTSLFPCKLNEEIEKKLSLLSNELVNNWGDRQLSVLELDDRIATAAEKAPTDDKLIELLREALSDVKEEYEKVLLHEERKVREAGGLHVIGTERHESRRVDNQLRGRAGRQGDLGSTRFFLSLEDNLLRIFGGDRVANLMNAFRVDEDMPIESGMLTRSLESAQKKVETYYYDIRKQVFEYDEVMNNQRKAVYSERLRVLQGIDLKRQVIGYGERTMSEIVDAYINPDLPPEEWNIEQLISKVKEFIYLLDDLKPDDINLLSIEELKNYLQEQLRIAYDLKESQIEKIRPGLMREAERFFILQQIDNLWREHLQSMDSLRESVGLRGYGQKDPLIEYKNEGYDMFLEMMTNMRRNVIYSMFMFQPKTQIDDAN; translated from the coding sequence ATGCTAAAACTTTTGTTGGGAGATCCGAATACCCGAAAGTTAAAGCGCTATCAACCAATAGTGGAAGATATAAATTTTTTAGAAGAAGAAATTTCTAAATTAACTGATGATGAGTTGAGAAGAGAAACTCATGATCTTAAAGCAAAAATCTCATCAGAATCAGATATTAAAAAACAAAGAGAACTTTTAGAAGAATACCTCCCTAAATCATTTGCAATTGTTAGAGAAGCGAGCAAACGTGTTCTTGATATGAGACATTTTGATGTTCAGTTAATAGGTGGGATAGTTTTACATGAGTGTCAAATTGCTGAGATGAAGACAGGAGAAGGAAAAACTCTTGTCGCCACATTGCCGTGTTATTTAAATGCTTTAACTGGGAAAGGGGTGCATGTTGTTACAGTGAACGATTATTTAGCTAGAAGAGATGCTGAGTGGATGGGACAAGTTCATCGTTTTTTAGGTTTATCTGTTGGTTTGATTCAACAAGATATGAGCCCAGTTGAGAGAAAGAAAAATTACGAATGTGATATAACTTATGCCACTAATTCAGAATTAGGATTCGATTACTTAAGAGATAATATGTCAACTGATATTAATGAAGTAGTGCAAAGAAAATTCAATTACTGTGTGATTGATGAGGTTGATTCAATTTTAATTGATGAAGCAAGAACACCTCTAATTATTTCTGGACAAGTTGAAAGACCCCAAGAAAAATATCAGAAAGCTTCAGAATTAGCTTTGACATTAGTCAGAGCAAAAGAATTAAGTAAAGATGGAATTGATCCAGAAGGTGATTACGAAGTTGATGAAAAGCAAAGAAGTTGCATTTTAACTGATCAGGGTTTCGCCAAATGTGAAGAGTATTTGGGGATAAGTGATTTATATAATCCTCAAGATCCTTGGGCACACTACATAACCAATGCTTTAAAAGCTAAGGAATTATTCATTAAAGATGTAAATTATATTATTAAAAATAATGAGGCTGTCATAGTGGATGAATTTACAGGTAGAGTAATGCCAGGAAGGCGATGGAGTGATGGACAGCATCAGGCAATAGAAGCAAAGGAGAGTCTTAAAATTCAGCCCGAGACACAAACTTTAGCATCCATTACCTATCAGAATTTTTTCCTTTTATATCCTGGCCTAGCAGGTATGACAGGAACTGCAAAAACAGAGGAGGTTGAATTTGAAAAAACCTATAAATTAGAATCAACTGTTATACCGACAAATCAAATAAGGAAGAGACAAGACTGGTCAGATCAAGTATTTAAGACGGAGAAAGGTAAATGGAAAGCTGTTGCCAAAGAAACTGCACAAATTCATAGAAATGGTAGACCTGTTTTAGTTGGTACTACAAGTGTTGAAAAAAGTGAGTTATTAAGTGTTCTTTTATCCGAAGAAAACATTCCTCATAATTTGTTAAATGCTAAGCCAGAGAATGTTGAACGTGAAGCGGAAATTGTTGCTCAGGCTGGCCGAGCAGGTGCTGTTACTATTGCCACTAATATGGCCGGAAGGGGAACAGATATAATTCTGGGTGGCAACAGTGACTATATGGCAAGACTTAAATTAAAAGATATCTTAATTCCTTTGTTAGTAAAGCCAGATAATGAGCATAAACCACCAATCCCTAAACAAAGAAGTTCAAAAGCGAAAGGTGGTTTTTCATCAAAAGTTGGTTCAAATTTGAAAAAGAATATTTCAGAGCCTTCAACAAGTCTTTTCCCTTGCAAACTTAATGAAGAAATTGAAAAGAAACTCTCTCTTTTATCTAATGAACTTGTGAATAATTGGGGAGATAGACAACTATCTGTCTTAGAGCTTGATGACAGGATAGCTACAGCTGCAGAAAAAGCACCTACCGATGATAAATTGATAGAACTTTTAAGGGAAGCTTTATCAGATGTAAAAGAAGAATATGAAAAAGTTTTGCTTCATGAAGAGAGAAAAGTAAGAGAAGCTGGCGGTTTGCATGTCATTGGTACTGAAAGACATGAGTCAAGAAGAGTAGATAATCAACTTAGAGGTAGAGCAGGTAGACAAGGTGATTTAGGTAGTACCAGATTCTTTTTATCTTTAGAAGATAATCTATTAAGGATTTTCGGAGGCGACAGAGTTGCAAATCTAATGAATGCATTTAGGGTTGATGAAGATATGCCTATAGAGTCAGGAATGCTTACTAGGTCTCTAGAAAGTGCTCAAAAGAAAGTAGAGACTTATTATTACGATATTAGAAAACAAGTTTTTGAATATGACGAGGTAATGAATAATCAAAGAAAAGCAGTATATAGTGAAAGACTAAGAGTATTGCAAGGAATTGATTTAAAGAGGCAAGTAATAGGCTATGGAGAAAGAACAATGAGTGAAATTGTAGATGCTTATATTAATCCTGATCTCCCTCCTGAAGAATGGAATATTGAGCAATTAATTTCTAAAGTTAAAGAGTTTATTTATTTACTAGATGATTTAAAACCTGATGATATTAATTTGTTGTCAATAGAGGAATTAAAAAACTATCTTCAAGAACAGTTGCGAATAGCATATGATTTAAAGGAATCTCAAATAGAAAAGATTCGTCCAGGATTAATGAGAGAAGCTGAAAGATTCTTTATTTTGCAGCAAATTGATAATTTGTGGCGTGAACATCTTCAATCCATGGATTCTTTAAGGGAATCAGTTGGGTTGAGAGGTTATGGCCAAAAAGATCCTTTAATTGAATATAAAAATGAAGGCTATGATATGTTTTTAGAGATGATGACTAATATGAGACGAAATGTTATTTATTCAATGTTTATGTTTCAGCCAAAAACTCAGATTGATGATGCAAACTAG
- the miaA gene encoding tRNA (adenosine(37)-N6)-dimethylallyltransferase MiaA: MSSYPPCVIVLIGPTASGKTELAIEIADYFKTRIHNIDSRQIYKSMDIGTAKPSEIQQKQIKHFLIDIEEPIHPINVKQFQEIAEKSIKSEIQKNHLPFLVGGSGLYMNSITKGFFVPDVPPQKNLRKQLEELGQQKCWELLKNCDPISTNKINFADRIRTIRALEVFYVTGKPLSNQKLQKPPNWKILELGLDRDDLKKRIYQRTKNMFLSGIVEETKNLIAEYGSDLKILETIGYREAKEVLKNELTFDEAIELTTRKTIQFAKRQKTWFRNKNNPIWLNNKNLLKDAIIRIESFIG, from the coding sequence ATGTCTTCTTATCCACCATGTGTAATTGTTTTAATTGGACCCACAGCAAGTGGTAAAACAGAATTAGCTATAGAAATTGCTGATTACTTTAAAACTCGTATACATAATATAGATTCTAGACAAATTTATAAGTCTATGGATATTGGGACAGCAAAGCCATCTGAGATTCAACAAAAACAAATAAAACATTTTCTAATAGATATTGAAGAACCTATCCATCCAATAAATGTAAAACAATTTCAAGAAATTGCTGAAAAATCAATCAAAAGTGAAATCCAAAAAAATCATTTACCTTTTCTTGTTGGAGGAAGTGGTTTATATATGAACTCAATAACAAAAGGGTTTTTTGTACCAGATGTCCCTCCGCAAAAAAATTTAAGAAAACAGTTAGAAGAACTTGGTCAGCAAAAATGTTGGGAGCTTTTGAAAAATTGTGATCCAATATCTACAAATAAAATCAATTTTGCTGATCGCATTAGAACAATAAGAGCTTTAGAAGTTTTTTACGTAACAGGAAAACCTTTGTCAAATCAAAAATTACAAAAACCGCCCAATTGGAAGATACTAGAACTTGGATTAGATAGAGATGATTTAAAAAAAAGAATTTATCAAAGAACAAAAAATATGTTTTTATCTGGAATAGTTGAAGAGACCAAGAATCTTATTGCTGAGTATGGTTCTGATTTAAAAATATTAGAAACCATTGGTTATCGTGAAGCCAAAGAAGTTCTAAAAAACGAATTAACTTTTGACGAGGCGATTGAATTAACTACTAGAAAAACTATCCAATTTGCCAAAAGGCAAAAAACATGGTTTCGTAATAAAAATAATCCTATATGGCTTAATAACAAAAACCTGCTAAAAGATGCAATAATTAGAATAGAGTCTTTTATAGGCTAG
- a CDS encoding GntR family transcriptional regulator, translating into MRFHVQQESDIPASTQLYNQICFAIAARHFPPGHRLPSTRQLAMQTGLHRNTISKVYRQLEIDGVVEAVAGSGIYVRDNITKRDFKKSIYSKDIISKPPDQEAKKSIDNFISLGCTLQETREVLLNEIDWRIKCGSRIIVSTPREDIGASMLIAEDLSPKINVPVEVIPMEELEKVLSSSNNGTIVTSRYFLQPLEKVAKQHGVRAIAVDLSDFQKELKILKELNTGSCVGIVSISPGLLRAAEVIIHSMRGSELMLMTAISDNNSRLLSLLKASNHIVCDGPSLSVVENILLKNRSQLMRLPQIICAKNYLSIETINQLKKEIGVIT; encoded by the coding sequence GTGAGATTCCATGTTCAACAAGAGAGTGATATACCAGCATCTACACAACTGTATAATCAAATTTGCTTTGCAATAGCAGCAAGACATTTCCCTCCAGGTCACAGACTACCCAGTACTAGACAACTCGCAATGCAGACTGGACTCCATCGAAATACTATAAGCAAAGTTTACAGACAACTTGAAATAGATGGGGTTGTAGAAGCCGTAGCTGGATCGGGTATTTATGTAAGAGATAATATTACTAAGAGAGACTTCAAAAAATCAATTTACTCAAAGGATATAATCAGTAAACCACCAGATCAGGAAGCAAAGAAATCTATTGATAATTTTATAAGTCTTGGATGTACTTTACAAGAAACAAGAGAAGTATTACTGAATGAAATTGATTGGCGTATTAAGTGCGGATCAAGAATTATAGTCAGTACGCCTAGAGAGGATATAGGAGCATCTATGCTTATAGCAGAAGACCTTTCTCCAAAAATTAATGTTCCAGTAGAAGTCATACCTATGGAAGAATTAGAAAAAGTTTTGAGTAGTTCAAATAATGGTACTATTGTCACAAGCAGATATTTTTTACAACCTCTAGAAAAAGTTGCTAAACAACATGGAGTTCGAGCTATTGCAGTCGACTTAAGCGACTTTCAAAAAGAATTAAAGATTCTCAAAGAATTAAATACTGGCAGTTGCGTAGGCATTGTTAGCATTAGCCCGGGTTTGTTAAGGGCGGCAGAAGTAATCATTCACAGCATGCGAGGTAGTGAATTAATGCTCATGACGGCTATCTCAGATAATAACAGTAGATTACTATCTCTTTTAAAAGCTTCAAACCATATCGTTTGTGATGGCCCCAGTTTATCAGTTGTAGAAAACATTCTACTAAAAAACCGTTCTCAACTTATGAGATTACCTCAAATAATATGTGCAAAAAATTATTTGAGTATAGAAACAATAAATCAATTAAAAAAAGAAATTGGAGTTATTACTTAA
- the infC gene encoding translation initiation factor IF-3: MPPRPRFDRRAPVRELPNINERIKYPQLRVVDSDGKQLGIIDRLKALEIASQRELDLVLVSEKADPPVCRIMDYGKYKFEQEKKAKEARKKSHQTEVKEVKMRYKIAQHDYDVRIGQATKFLKSGDKVKCTVIFRGREIQHSNLAETLLLKMANDLEEQSEVQQKPTREGRNMIMFLSPRKTPLVKKEEG, translated from the coding sequence ATGCCACCACGCCCACGTTTTGACCGCCGCGCTCCAGTTAGAGAGCTCCCAAATATTAATGAAAGAATAAAATACCCTCAATTGAGAGTCGTTGATTCAGATGGAAAACAATTAGGAATAATTGATAGATTGAAAGCATTAGAAATAGCCTCTCAAAGAGAACTTGATTTGGTTTTGGTGAGCGAAAAAGCAGATCCACCTGTATGTCGAATCATGGACTATGGAAAATATAAATTTGAACAAGAAAAAAAAGCTAAAGAAGCAAGAAAAAAATCTCATCAAACAGAAGTTAAAGAAGTAAAAATGAGATACAAAATTGCTCAACATGATTATGACGTACGAATAGGTCAAGCTACTAAATTTTTAAAATCGGGGGACAAAGTAAAATGCACCGTGATTTTTAGAGGTAGAGAAATTCAACACTCAAATTTAGCTGAAACACTACTTTTAAAAATGGCTAATGATTTAGAAGAACAATCAGAAGTACAACAAAAGCCAACTAGAGAAGGTAGAAATATGATTATGTTTTTAAGCCCTAGAAAAACCCCTCTTGTAAAAAAAGAGGAAGGATGA
- a CDS encoding GtrA family protein, with amino-acid sequence MYKLSNLNLKIRFIIYGLINTLVSNIFLQIIILLFPLWISTFLSQMFNVILGFFIYSNLVFKLRRKPLEKFVKYFLFSIFTWNLNAFLIFNMNYHLNINVRISAILAIPILTILSFYFQKKIIFKI; translated from the coding sequence ATGTATAAATTAAGCAATTTAAATCTTAAAATTCGGTTTATTATATACGGGTTGATAAATACATTGGTTAGTAATATTTTTTTGCAAATAATTATTTTGCTATTTCCACTTTGGATCTCAACATTTTTAAGTCAAATGTTTAATGTAATTTTAGGATTCTTTATATATTCAAATTTAGTCTTTAAATTGAGAAGAAAACCTTTAGAGAAATTCGTAAAATATTTTCTTTTTTCTATTTTCACATGGAATCTTAACGCGTTTCTAATATTTAACATGAATTACCACCTAAATATAAACGTTCGAATTTCAGCTATATTGGCAATACCTATTTTAACTATATTATCTTTCTACTTTCAGAAAAAAATAATTTTTAAAATTTAA
- a CDS encoding nuclear transport factor 2 family protein yields MKKVISIEDLRVLFTKPYGADAPTKQKWAEFYNENVVFTDPTQETKGLDSYIKAQENLVKRCDDVFLETHAISISGNCGFVEWTMGLQIMGKEFIYPGTTRLLFGENGLIKEHRDYFDFCGPTFGPVPILGPFIRWLYSKFVS; encoded by the coding sequence ATGAAAAAAGTAATTTCCATTGAGGATTTAAGAGTATTATTTACTAAACCTTATGGTGCTGATGCACCAACAAAGCAAAAATGGGCTGAATTTTATAATGAGAATGTTGTTTTTACAGACCCTACGCAGGAAACAAAGGGATTAGATTCTTATATCAAAGCACAAGAAAATCTGGTTAAAAGATGTGATGATGTCTTTTTAGAAACTCATGCGATCTCTATAAGTGGCAATTGTGGTTTCGTAGAATGGACAATGGGTTTACAAATTATGGGTAAAGAATTTATTTATCCTGGAACTACTCGTTTATTATTTGGTGAAAATGGATTAATAAAAGAGCATAGAGATTATTTTGATTTTTGTGGTCCCACTTTTGGACCAGTTCCTATCTTAGGACCTTTCATAAGATGGCTTTATAGTAAATTTGTATCTTGA